One genomic window of Punica granatum isolate Tunisia-2019 chromosome 1, ASM765513v2, whole genome shotgun sequence includes the following:
- the LOC116188467 gene encoding U11/U12 small nuclear ribonucleoprotein 59 kDa protein — translation MNPVAVPGQYATPPTWFPVLPPNRPPSSAFWDSTSVHDWLRELQETLSIARAMQKELEMLVLIKDNEDVKSRSADASVHQFLKHIEDCNFDIGFQESCSVQAANALISKLREQLEPFRVVTDENSPWEEKSAAFRLRNRVNKSKRNKLWRKRKRIRVAERVEQERQRFDQADKEADEWRAREIAMDISRRKVEKMKEIAKMKAKEEKKRLESELELVLIVEKLQELRSIRIQKLKKLGHFIPEEDDEFLERVRAAVEEEERLAAAKAHIDAAKDAIASAEVSRKPTQSSEPETKDLNDNKPGNLETRDQTTEAEVVTSTETSTACDVNQVSDGNACGGTYDSVANLPAEFYHYYHGSNHDMSTLIEVRRTWDAYIRPGGSRIPGHWVQPPPPADEVWASYLVKPK, via the exons ATGAATCCTGTTGCTGTTCCTGGCCAATATGCTACTCCACCTACTTGGTTTCCTGTTTTACCACCCAATCGTCCTCCATCAAGTGCCTTTTGGGACAGCACCAGTGTCCATGATTGGTTACGAGAGCTACAGGAAACACTTTCTATTGCAAGAGCAAT GCAAAAGGAGCTAGAGATGTTAGTGCTGATTAAAGATAATGAAGATGTAAAAAGTAGGTCTGCTGATGCTTCAGTTCATCAGTTTTTGAAACACATTGAAGATTGCAATTTTGACATTGGGTTCCAAGAGTCATGCTCAGTACAAGCCGCAAATGCTTTGATTTCAAAGTTGAGGGAACAGCTTGAGCCGTTTAGAGTTGTTACTGACGAGAATAGTCCCTGGGAGGAGAAATCTGCGGCTTTTAGATTGCGTAACAGAGTAAATAAGTCCAAGAGGAACAAGCTttggagaaagagaaagagaatacGAGTTGCAGAGAGGGTAGAACAG GAGCGTCAACGATTTGATCAAGCTGATAAAGAAGCTGATGAGTGGAGGGCAAGGGAGATTGCCATGGATATTTCAAGACGAAAG GTAGAGAAAATGAAGGAAATAGCAAAGATGAAGGCGAAGGAGGAGAAAAAGAGATTGGAATCTGAg CTTGAGCTGGTTCTGATTGTGGAGAAATTGCAAGAGTTAAGGTCCATCAGAATCCAAAAGTTGAAGAAGCTAG GGCATTTCATCcccgaagaagatgatgagtTTCTTGAGAGAGTTCGAGCTGCAGTTGAGGAAGAAGAGCGCCTGGCAGCTGCTAAAGCTCATATTGATGCTGCTAAGGATGCCATTGCAAGTGCTGAAGTGTCTAGGAAACCCACTCAGAGCTCTGAACCTGAGACAAAAGATCTAAATGACAATAAACCTGGAAACTTGGAAACAAGAGACCAGACTACTGAGGCTGAAGTTGTTACATCCACGGAAACGAGCACTGCATGTGATGTGAACCAAGTCTCAGATGGGAATGCTTGTGGTGGAACTTATGATTCTGTGGCCAATCTTCCAGCAGAGTTCTATCATTATTATCATGGGAGTAACCATGACATGAGTACACTCATCGAG GTTAGAAGAACATGGGATGCTTATATAAGACCAGGAGGAAG CCGAATACCAGGCCACTGGGTTCAACCACCACCACCTGCGGATGAAGTCTGGGCGTCCTACTTGGTGAAGCCAAAATAA
- the LOC116206446 gene encoding uncharacterized protein LOC116206446 has translation MAQNNQLASSEENTPPTPVYYQPSMTQALPPLTPAGAPPVHSGEIPPPVPTSEAQAPSTSTEGAARIVALEGDISTLRGTVNQMAADMAELMALLRAPNRTSSNSTPPPGYGPTVDPNPWVPPTHAPEGIEAPAIHAPAGLPANVPPPSVTLPAAIPLPPSNPTTLVPPPMSIPVPAPVYAAPPPMVFPAQSPHAPAHTAEPVPFQAPQPHISFSYPTLPPLNIPIPEPGTPTQAVPIAPPTNFLPEMGTEQEQRLKKMEENIKALQSGGPRLDAGDCDWSLFPGMRLPPKIKVPEFQRYHGTTDPRHHLRHYRGKMLQYWDYEEFVIHTFQDSLAGAALDWYMSLKAADIPTWTDLSGKFIDQYKYCAETPPTLLELSTMEMAEDQGFEAYAVKWRARAAKHVPPISEAQQIQLFHSTLKGAYYLHLLAHTSSFSNLIDAGKKLDIGVKLGKIEGPAEKKEGESSKKVATGTPSAGNRRGKDASVNAVNSGRQAPQQYSINYTPAPPTTQAYAPPPVHYQQQLPAQQVYYSPRRPPFRCRPRTITSLFPLRSNKAGLRLRELLSRCNGLRPRRTNKALRRGADNSHPFRPRSPTYTGNSSQDQSRHCEYHQGAPGHTTDDCWKLREKIQAMIDGKQLTFNAVKPPNVQVNPLPDHGSSSGPSINMISVCAIGEYETGQEPSAPFVIEYVPAETGIGYAGFDATPAPFVIDVPAREPYQDSKVPWTYEGSVGNLERQFSVMGVTRSGRVYENPEVANKGKAPAATLGIAPEATPIPQKKVTEEEAEAFMKIIKASEYKVVEQMGKSPAHISLLALLLSSEPHREALLKVLTAAQVPKGRLQISLKKPLVRYSPTIFHSRMTSFPPKGRVMIDNGSALNVCPVSTLKQMNVDLNRIRPSKTAVRAFDGSRREVNGEIDLLIEVGPCSFNVTFQVLDIPNAFSLLLGRPWIHFAGAVPSTLHQKLKFIVEERLITVKGEEDYAIYKETAVPYITRGQGINRPIEIEEYKNRRGLGFRPSCHEIIEARRGKRLHRLAAYYGKINRGTPVPPLSHFFSGSQHIVGGTLDGPSSDLDDALVDLPGIYAVTEETPSGVYIRLAQENEELNNWTSRTSRPNGNTYGGSEPAFSSASRRRSSSR, from the exons ATGGCACAGAACAATCAGCTTGCTAGCTCCGAGGAGAACACTCCACCGACGCCGGTTTATTATCAACCGTCCATGACTCAAGCACTGCCACCACTAACTCCTGCAGGCGCACCCCCGGTACACTCGGGAGAAATCCCGCCACCAGTCCCAACATCGGAAGCCCAAGCACCGTCCACCTCTACAGAGGGTGCGGCCCGCATCGTCGCACTGGAAGGCGATATCTCCACATTAAGGGGCACGGTCAATCAGATGGCTGCCGACatggccgagctcatggccctACTCAGAGCTCCAAACCGCACCTCCTCGAACTCTACTCCGCCTCCGGGGTACGGGCCAACAGTCGACCCAAACCCTTGGGTCCCGCCGACCCATGCTCCGGAAGGTATTGAAGCGCCTGCGATACACGCACCGGCGGGCCTCCCAGCTAACGTCCCTCCGCCATCGGTGACTCTCCCGGCAGCCATTCCTCTTCCACCGTCGAACCCGACTACTCTAGTACCGCCGCCGATGTCCATACCGGTTCCGGCACCGGTTTACGCGGCTCCTCCGCCGATGGTCTTCCCGGCACAGAGCCCCCACGCTCCTGCTCACACAGCCGAGCCTGTCccattccaagctccacaaccccacaTCAGCTTTTCTTACCCAACTCTACCTCCCCTAAACATTCCCATccctgaaccgggcacgccaacCCAGGCTGTCCCCATAGCTCCACCGACAAACTTTCTCCCGGAAATGGGGACTGAGCAGGAGCagagattgaagaagatggaagagaaCATCAAAGCCTTACAATCAGGTGGTCCTCGCCTCGATGCCGGCGATTGCGATTGGAGTCTTTTTCCGGGTATGCGGCTACCCCCGAAGATTAAGGTGCCTGAATTCCAAAGGTACCATGGCACTACCGACCCCcgtcaccatctccgtcactacagGGGAAAGATGCTGCAGTACTGGGACTACGAAGAGTTCGTCATCCACACGTTCCAGGACAGTTTGGCGGGAGCGGCTCTTGATTGGTACATGTCACTGAAAGCCGCGGATATCCCTACATGGACGGACCTTTCGGgcaaattcatcgaccagtacaaGTACTGTGCAGAAACGCCCCCGACCCTGTTGGAGCTCAGTACAATGGAGATGGCCGAGGATCAGGGCTTCGAGGCCTACGCAGTAAAGTGGAGGGCTAGAGCGGCGAAACATGTCCCCCCGATCAGTGAGGCGCAGCAGAtccaattattccactctaccCTCAAAGGGGCCTACTACTTGCACCTGTTGGCTCACACGTCTTCGTTCTCCAACCTTATCGACGCCGGGAAGAAGCTTGATATCGGCGTTAAGCTCGGCAAGATAGAAGGACCGGCCGAGAAGAAAGAGGGAGAGTCCTCGAAGAAGGTTGCTACTGGGACACCCTCCGCGGGAAACAGGAGAGGAAAAGACGCGTCCGTCAATGCTGTTAACTCAGGGCGCCAAGCCCCCCAACAGTATTCCATCAATTACACGCCCGCACCACCGACCACTCAGGCGTATGCCCCACCTCCGGTGCATTATCAGCAGCAACTCCCAGCGCAACAAGTATATTATTCCCCCCGCCGGCCTCCTTTCCGTTGCCGGCCCCGCACAATTACGTCCCTATTCCCCCTCCGATCCAACAAAGCAGGCCTCcggcttcgagaactcctcagccggtgcaacgggctccggccccgcaggACCAACAAAGCACTGCGCCGCGGCGCAGACAATTCACACCCCTTCCGGCCCCGCTCTCCCACATATACCGGCAACTCCTCGCAG GATCAGAGTCGGCACTGCGAGTACCATCAGGGCGCACCCGGTCACACCACCGACGATTGTTGGAAGCTGCGGGAGAAGATCCAAGCTATGATTGATGGCAAACAACTCACGttcaacgccgtcaaaccTCCGAACGTGCAAGTTAATCCTCTTCCCGATCACGGGTCAAGCTCGGGACCCAGCATTAACATGATCAGTGTTTGCGCCATAGGGGAGTACGAGACCGGGCAGGAGCCATCCGCCCCGTTCGTAATCGAATATGTGCCTGCGGAAACCGGTATAGGGTACGCGGGGTTTGATGCCACGCCCGCCCCATTCGTGATAGATGTCCCCGCACGAGAGCCATATCAAGATAGCAAGGTTccgtggacctacgaagggAGTGTCGGGAACCTCGAGCGTCAATTCagcgtcatgggcgtgacgcgcTCGGGACGAGTGTATGAAAACCCGGAGGTCGCGAACAAAGGAAAGGCGCCTGCTGCGACATTAGGAATCGCCCCGGAAGCTACGCCGATCCCACAaaagaaggtgaccgaagaGGAAGCCGAGGCTTTTATGAAGATCATCAAGGCAAGCGAGTATAAGGTTGTTgaacaaatgggcaagtctCCGGCCCACATTTCACTACTCGCCCTTCTCTTAAGTTCGGAGCCACATCGTGAAGCGCTCCTGAAGGTCCTGACGGCGGCACAGGTCCCCAAGGGACGGCTCCAGATCTCATTGAAGAAACCGTTGGTTCGATATTCTCCAACAATATTTCATTCTCGGATGACGAGCTTCCCTCCGAAGG gccgggtcatgatcgacaatggtTCGGCTCTCAATGTATGCCCTGTTTCCACcctgaagcagatgaatgtggatctgAATCGTATTCGTCCAAGCAAGACAgcggttcgagccttcgatggctcgcggagagaggtgaacggaGAGATCGACCTTCTGATCGAGGTAGGTCCATGTTCATTCAATGTCACTTTTcaggtgctcgacatcccCAATGCCTTCAGCttgctgctcgggaggccatgGATCCATTTTGCGGGCGCAGTCCCCTCCACCTTGCACCAAAAGCTTAAGTTCATCGTGGAAGAGCGACTCATCACGGTCAAAGGTGAGGAGGACTATGCGATTTATAAGGAGACGGCTGTCCCCTATATCA CACGTGGgcaagggatcaaccgcccaATCGAGATCgaagagtacaagaacaggaggggactcggttttcgcccttcctgccacGAGATTATTGAAGCCCGTAGAGGCAAGCGCCTCCACCGTCTCGCAGCGTACTACgggaagatcaacaggggcacCCCAGTTCCGCCACTCTCCCACTTCTTTTCAGGATCACAGCACATCGTCGGAGGTACTCTTGACGGCCCCTCCTCGGATTTAGACGACGCGCTTGTCGATCTGCCAGGCATatacgccgtcaccgaggagactcCTTCAGGGGTCTACATCCGCCTCGCGCAGGAGAATGAGGAgctcaacaactggacctca AGAACttcccgcccaaacggcaACACCTACGGCGGCAGCGagccggccttctcctccgcatcaaggaggaggtcgTCAAGCAGATAA